cttttttaaaaaatccaaaccagATTACTAAAAAGGTGTCTATGTTTTTAACAATTTCCACAAATAGCATCATCTTGAAGTTTGCCAAAGAAAAGGTCAAGGAGGGTCCTGCATGGCGCACTGAGATGGTAAAGTTGGGGGAAAAGTAAACCATTCCTGAGGGATTTTTTGGGGAGGGGTCTGAAACATTTGCCAGTTCTTCACAAATGAACCTTGTGTCCAGGGAGCACGCtcaaagcaattatttcaaaCGCTCAAAGAATCACAcagattttataaaaacaaacttgcaGCGAGTCTCAGGAAAAAGAGATGTAGGCGCCTGCCTTACACTGAAACCGTTAGAGCTCAGAAGCGGTTAACGCCCGCTGCCATATTTACCAGTCACCGCAGATTTCCAAACCCGCTGCGTGGGGCCGGGATGGCGGGCTGAGGGGCGGCGAAGGGCGGGACACCGCCGCCCGGCCTCGCCTCACGGCTCTGCACGCGGGCAGCAAGAGGCGAGCGGGGCCAGCAGGGCACAGCGCAGGGCTGCCAAAGGCTGCCGGAGCGGGGCGCCTGAGCTCTCGGACGTGAGGCGGCGCCTGAGGGGAGGCGGCGGGCGCCGCCGGACGGCGAGGCGCAGAGGCGCCGGGGCTCCCCTCGCCGTTGCCCGCGGGCCCCCAGGGGCGTTcagcgcggcgcggcggcggcgctgcaCACCGTGCCCCGGCGCCGCGGCAGCTGCGGGCagggcggagcggcggcggcggggccggtgGCGGCGGCGTGGTGtcgcggggcggcggcggagccctCGGCGCGCGGCAGGACGGAGCGCGCCGCCCGTCGGAACTCCTCGCTGCGCCACGTGTAGAGCAGCGGGTTGAGGGCCGAGAgcgagcagagcagcagccagctggcgGCCTGCACCGCCGCCGGCGCCGGGCGCAGGAAGAAGGCCAGCAGGCTGACCCAGACGAGGGGCTGGGTGCCCAGCAGGAAGacgcagcagagcagcagcaccgagACGCTGCTGAGGCGGCGCtgggcgcggcggggcggcggcggggcggcggggaagGGCAGCTGGTGCAGGAGGTGGAAGTTGAGGACGCTGACCCGCTTGGCGCTGCCCCGCACCCGCCGCACGATGCCGAGGTAGCAGTGGAGCAGCAGCGCCGTCTGGCCCAGCACGGCCAGGGCGAGGAGCAGCGCGGTGTAGCGGGAGCCGCCGTCTGGCTGCCTCGGGGGCGGCTGCTGGGCCGAGCCCGGCGTCCAGAGCCCGGGCAGCAgcgggagcaggagcagggcgaGGGCCCAGGAGAGCCCGATCATGCAGCCCGTGTGCCTCCGCTGGTAGAGGGCCTGGTAAACGCTGGGCAGCTTGGTGATGAGCACGTACCTGTTGAAGGCCACCAGCAGGTGAGAGGCCAGCGAGACGGTGAGGCCGAGGCCGAGGAGCCCCCCTCGGAGCAGGCGGTACTCGGCCGAGCGAAGGGAAGAGGAGTtggggggcagcagccccagcactgcctccTGGGGCATCCACAGGGCGCACACGCTGAGGTCGGCCGCGCAGCCGTTGACGATGAAGGCGTTACTGGTTGTCTGCAGCTTCTTGAAGGAGAAAACTAGGTAGATGACCATCACATTGGATAAGGTCCCTGAGATAGCAAGGACCGCATAGAGCAGTGACAGGAAGATGCGGGTCCCGGAGGAGtcctcccagagcagcagcagcggcgaGCTAGCACTCCAGGAAGAGGCGTTGGGCATCTCGCTGAATGCAGCTCAGTTTTGGCTTCTCCCTGTAAATCCCATCCTCAGCTGGGTCCGAAGATCCTGCTGCAGAAGTCCCCCGCCAAACACGAGAGAGGATGTGCAGCTGAGGGACTCTAAGGCAGATTTCAGTCATACAAGCTGCAAGTCCAGAAAATGCAGTTAGCAGTAGCAATCTGGAGAACAGCAGTGTCCAAGGTAGGGAGGTAACAAGAAATCCCACAGACTAGCTAGCGAAGGTGGGTCCATAGGGTGCAGATAGCTGTTAGCAGATGGGAGCATGACTGAGGATTCGGTAGCTGTGAAAAtgccaaaagcagcagcaccttgCAATcggcagcagaaacagcagcaactgATACAAAGCTTTGCAGTTTCTCCTGTGCCACAGTACGTACACTGTATATCATTCCAGGAAGATTCAGCCCTTCCACTCTTCATGAATTATTCAGCAGATTTTCAACTTGTTAAatcaagaagggaaaaaaaaatctatcatgCTCCAGAAATACTGCAACTACACAGTCTGACTCTTTTCTCTTCGCTTTGCCAGTTTCCTGGTTCTAGCCCATTTACGCAACTTTAATTTTCAGCAAGCTTTCAAACTAATATCAGTCACTTATGACTAAAATACAATTCATTTGCTGTAGAAACTCCTCTGCTAGATactgaaactgatttttctgatCTTATTTTTGTTAAGCAAAAACATACTGTTTCGTTAAACAATTTCAGAACTGGTCTATAATAATGTTTGCAAGTTAAATCTTTCAAATGCAATAGGTACACAGATCCCTGCTAAGACAGCATTTCTTATTTGAGGAAGCTGGTCCTCAACCTACATATGCTACATTTCTTCATAAAACACTCAGCTTGTTTTCTCTAACAGGACGTTTTGCATCACTAACCTGCTGGAGGTAAATGTTTGTGTCACTAAGTACACAGGTGAAATGGAATCAGTATAGTCTTTGAAACAGTTTCACAACAAATTCAATTCAAAAAGCAAGTTCCTTCAGAACGGAATGAAAACTTCTCACGCAGAGTAAGAGTTGGTTGAAGAGCAGGGTGTCACAGTCACAGGATGGGCAGGAGTTGGCACTGGGATTCTCCCAGGTACTCTACAATGCTTTACTCAAACAGGGACCAAATGTTAACTCTACTTACCATTGAAAAGATTTTataagaaactgagaaaaatgactTAATTTCCTCTTAAAAGCATTCCAGAAAAGGAATGCTGATTAAGagagaaactgcttttaaacaTGGTTTATATATGAGCTAGATAAGTAAACTTTGTCAGCTGGTTAGGTATTATCTGGGTATTGACTAAAGATATCTTTGTAAGGTATTTTAGATATTGTCAAACTCACGATGCTGATAAATAACAGTAGCAAAATAGTATGTTAGGAGGTAATCATAATAAACTCTTTAAGATAATGAAGTTAATCTGTGTAGGTCAATGGATTAATTTGCAACATAGCACATCTTTTATTTGGCAGAAAGTCTCATGTTTGTAATTGACAGGACTGTTGATCCAAATATGGATTCATTACAACTATGAgtatctgttcttttttaattaactagATTGCTCATGTGCTTAAGGTTAAAGACATACCTGAGCAATTTACTTGATCAGGCCCTTAATTACCATATTTTTTTGCCTGCTGCACTTTACAGTGTAGATCTAATCATGTGTCAAACCTTTTGAGGCCTTTCATTGTTTAGCTGTCAGTAGAGAACAGTTATTATAGAAACTAAAATCCTCCTCTTTCTGCAGTACTgtaattgaaaaatattctttaaatctGTAACAAGAAATATCTCCCTAACCAAAAAGCTTCATAAAGCATACTTTGAAGAGATTAATGGTTCCATAAGGCATTATCCGCAGAATTGTAGGCCCAGTAGAAACCTTTAGATTTATTTAATCCATCCTTCCATGTTTATCCAACCTCCTTTTAAAGACCTCATGTGCTACAGTTTTTTCTCCCAGAAGGAGGagatgtatttatatatgaagCAATGGAAGTGGTAAAGTTCAAGGTTAAGTGAACAGgatataaaacaatatttaggGTATTTCTGAAAAGCTATAAGGTTCTAAAGACTTCCTAACATTTTACTGTCcccaaattttttttatttttatttttttaagaagttgaTTGTTACGGAATACTGGCTATACTTATCACAAATTTTTAAGAACACAAAACACTGTCCATTAGCTGGCATTTACTGTCTTTAGTATAATAAATCAGTAAGAGGGAAGTatagaaaaaagggaaagggaggaattGCTTTCAATGTACTAGACACTTTTTAATtatctgttctttctttgtagTTACTATATGCATCCAAACCAACATCCATTAATTGTTTCAGTGTAGTGACAGGAACCCTTTTGGAAGATTGTGTTATTTGCTAGAATTTGGGCAGCTGCTAAAGCAGCTGTTCTATTACTGATTTTGCCAGTCCTTCAGAGTGGCTATGCAACAGTTACCTACCTACTGTCGACATTACCTATTGCAGTACTGACTTACCTGACAGGAATATTAAGCACCACGGATAAGTTATCATGCAACACAACAAATTTGCTGAAAATCATCAGCAGAATTAAACTATGTTAAAACCATTTGTAGCTAATTTTTAactaaaggaaggaaaaaaaagcaaaacgaAAACATGactgtttgctttcttacaGACAAAGACCCTACTATTATTAGTGAGGCTAAATAAAACTGTTGCACATGTAAAATAGATAAGGTGTATTACACCTTTAACGAGGATCCTCGTCCTGGAAAGCGATGTTTCCTCAATTAAGAGGCATTTTAAATTATGGTACTTAGAAATGCAATCTTCAGAGAATAATATTGTCATGTTGATTAAATACTTGAGACTGTTATGCAAAGCAAATAGAGGAATATTAGCTAGAAAGATTAGAGATGAAAGATACCCATCatactcatttctttttgcaatgTTATCTTGTAAGTGTATTACATGCTTTAGAAGAAGGTGATTTTGCTGTTATGATGTTAAAGAATaaggaaagacaagaaaaacaagaaagctggctgatatatgcattttattatcAATTAgctgtataatatatatatatctacattccaaaattaaacattttattaagGAAAACTATTTATAACAaagcacaactttttttttccttgagaggTAGAATTACCTTACCATTAATCTATAATTCATATACAGGATAtcgtatatgtatatatatgcacacacatatgctactttgtgtgtgtgtatatgttcCATATACACAATTGTGGAAAGGTACAGTATTGTATGTAACTTATTCAGTGATTCATATAGCTGCTCTCGGTATTGCTTATTAACACTTTCAGCATAACTTTATGTACCAATTTGTGAtctaaaacttttcaaaaaattatGTGGCACTTAACTTCATTTGCAGAGCAAATGCAGGTCATTCACAGGTTTTCGGGAACAAAGACTGATAAGTCAACCCCATTTTATTCTCAAATTCCTGTAgatattggaaaaaataatgagtaaCAAATTATATTGTGTTTGTCTTCTGAACTGCAATGGCAAATAAAGTTTTCACagctgcttaatttttttttgcttgtggaGTCTAAGTTTTAAACATGATCTCTCATACTTCACTGGAACAccatttcatttaaagtttCATTCCTAATTGCACCTGATTATATATTAAAGATTATCTTTACTAATGAGAAAACTATTCTATGATACAGCAGGTTACGCTACC
This Cygnus olor isolate bCygOlo1 chromosome 8, bCygOlo1.pri.v2, whole genome shotgun sequence DNA region includes the following protein-coding sequences:
- the GPR88 gene encoding probable G-protein coupled receptor 88, with product MPNASSWSASSPLLLLWEDSSGTRIFLSLLYAVLAISGTLSNVMVIYLVFSFKKLQTTSNAFIVNGCAADLSVCALWMPQEAVLGLLPPNSSSLRSAEYRLLRGGLLGLGLTVSLASHLLVAFNRYVLITKLPSVYQALYQRRHTGCMIGLSWALALLLLPLLPGLWTPGSAQQPPPRQPDGGSRYTALLLALAVLGQTALLLHCYLGIVRRVRGSAKRVSVLNFHLLHQLPFPAAPPPPRRAQRRLSSVSVLLLCCVFLLGTQPLVWVSLLAFFLRPAPAAVQAASWLLLCSLSALNPLLYTWRSEEFRRAARSVLPRAEGSAAAPRHHAAATGPAAAAPPCPQLPRRRGTVCSAAAAPR